From a region of the Candidatus Gracilibacteria bacterium genome:
- a CDS encoding DUF262 domain-containing protein: MKTIEFFAEARRFEGIIKNHKFSIPDYQRDYSWQKKHVESLITDLESSRKNNMSHFIGSIVLAGGKDDKEIFVIDGQQRLITISLLVASFYKICNELPLKNPDLEERKNELRSSFHYYLTSEEKAKKINIINISRNSNELYSKLINGVKYSNDNLREEEKLFIKNFKIIYDSFKKNLDKYKDEELKLDFIAEMLEVIENISIIPIYVNNEYDAYTIFEVLNDRGLDLNIGDLLKNLLFKKTSSENKEKIKKLWDEMIIVLEEGKITITQFIRHYWISKVKFVREKELYDELKDKIKNLSDKDILDFVTELVNSAKNYKKIYVPQLDNFSGIYKGKNIFTVLEYIDKFKVKQCYPIILVLYNKFLSGDISADNFERYLFEIEKFSFIYIKTDLSPSKIEGYYSEYAIKISNANKGEIDEIFTNLIQELSSELISIDIRKLFDSLIYVKDGNNKLLNYVLQRLELGKNKEFSVNGNTIEHIFPKSDIENFEKLFGTDFETSHFLLNSMGNLTLLTSDDNESLGSEKDFIKKKEIYKESRIQLTSGLNELNFFGLKELKERHLKLFNSFEKIWKI; encoded by the coding sequence ATGAAAACTATAGAATTTTTTGCTGAGGCTAGAAGGTTTGAATGAATTATAAAGAATCATAAATTTTCTATTCCTGATTACCAAAGAGATTATTCTTGGCAAAAAAAACATGTTGAATCATTAATTACTGATTTAGAGTCTTCAAGAAAAAATAATATGAGTCATTTTATTTGATCTATTGTATTAGCAGGATGAAAAGATGATAAGGAAATTTTTGTCATTGATGGTCAACAAAGACTTATAACAATATCGTTATTAGTTGCATCATTTTATAAAATATGTAACGAACTGCCATTAAAGAATCCTGATTTAGAAGAAAGAAAAAATGAATTAAGGTCCTCATTTCATTATTATTTAACTAGTGAAGAAAAAGCAAAAAAGATAAATATTATTAACATTAGCAGAAATTCAAATGAGCTTTATTCAAAATTAATAAATGGAGTCAAATATTCTAATGATAATTTAAGAGAAGAAGAAAAACTCTTTATTAAAAATTTTAAAATTATTTATGATTCATTTAAAAAGAATCTTGATAAATATAAAGATGAAGAGTTAAAATTAGATTTTATTGCTGAGATGCTAGAAGTTATTGAAAATATTTCTATTATTCCGATATATGTAAATAATGAGTATGACGCATACACAATATTTGAAGTTTTAAATGATAGAGGTCTAGATTTAAATATTTGAGATTTACTAAAAAATTTATTATTTAAAAAAACTTCTAGTGAAAATAAAGAGAAAATCAAAAAGCTATGGGATGAAATGATTATTGTATTAGAAGAGTGAAAAATTACGATTACTCAGTTTATACGTCACTACTGGATTTCAAAAGTAAAGTTTGTTCGTGAGAAAGAATTATATGATGAACTTAAAGATAAAATTAAAAATTTAAGTGATAAAGATATATTGGATTTTGTTACTGAATTAGTTAATTCTGCAAAAAATTATAAAAAGATATATGTTCCTCAATTAGATAATTTTTCTTGAATCTATAAAGGAAAGAATATTTTTACAGTATTGGAATATATTGATAAATTTAAAGTTAAACAATGTTACCCAATTATTTTAGTTTTATATAACAAATTTTTATCTTGAGATATTTCAGCAGATAATTTTGAGAGATATTTATTTGAAATTGAGAAATTTAGTTTCATATATATAAAAACTGATCTTTCCCCATCAAAAATTGAATGATATTACTCAGAATATGCAATCAAAATTTCAAATGCAAATAAATGAGAAATTGATGAAATTTTTACTAACTTAATTCAAGAATTAAGTTCAGAATTAATATCTATTGATATAAGAAAACTATTTGATTCATTAATATATGTAAAAGATGGAAATAATAAGTTATTAAACTACGTACTACAAAGATTAGAATTATGAAAAAATAAAGAGTTTAGTGTAAATGGAAATACAATTGAACATATATTTCCAAAATCTGATATAGAAAATTTTGAAAAACTTTTTTGAACAGATTTTGAAACAAGTCACTTTTTACTTAATTCAATGTGAAATCTAACTTTATTAACTTCAGATGATAATGAAAGCTTATGAAGTGAAAAAGATTTTATTAAGAAAAAAGAAATATATAAAGAGTCAAGAATTCAATTAACTAGTTGATTGAATGAATTAAATTTCTTTTGATTAAAAGAATTAAAAGAAAGACATTTAAAATTATTTAATAGTTTTGAAAAAATATGGAAGATTTAA
- a CDS encoding GIY-YIG nuclease family protein, whose amino-acid sequence MDKTLQITFYKSETNGIKILEFSRGEIIGFFIPKLLFSNELLKSNYFENIITNSGVYFLLGEEIYIGQALNIFERLKGHIREGKKEFKDIICFTTSNNSFDEGDINYLEKSIISQAKQNSDMSLMNLNIGNNTNIRNFRKSDLDQYTDEIKFILNILGSNFLEKTREKKISNDDFFYIDSKETKGKLILDEKGYIVVSGSFGKDNQKPSMTKSYITLKNELIEKGIIQKFDGKLMFTKDYIFTSASAPAQILLGYSVSGPQKWKSKDGVTLGDYERSKFID is encoded by the coding sequence ATGGATAAAACACTACAAATCACATTTTATAAAAGTGAAACGAACTGAATTAAAATTCTGGAATTTTCTAGATGAGAAATTATTGGTTTTTTTATTCCTAAACTTCTATTTAGTAATGAACTTTTGAAAAGCAATTATTTTGAAAATATTATTACAAATTCATGAGTTTATTTCTTATTGTGAGAAGAAATATATATAGGCCAAGCTTTGAATATTTTTGAACGATTGAAAGGTCATATTAGAGAATGAAAAAAAGAATTTAAAGATATAATTTGTTTTACAACTAGTAATAATTCTTTTGATGAATGAGACATAAATTATTTAGAAAAATCTATAATTTCGCAAGCAAAACAAAATAGTGATATGAGTTTGATGAATCTTAATATATGAAATAATACTAATATTAGAAATTTCAGAAAGTCCGATTTAGACCAATATACAGATGAAATTAAATTCATACTTAATATACTTGGATCTAACTTCCTCGAAAAAACTAGAGAAAAGAAAATTTCTAATGATGATTTTTTTTATATTGATTCAAAAGAAACAAAATGAAAATTAATTCTTGATGAAAAATGATATATTGTTGTATCTGGTAGTTTTTGAAAAGATAATCAAAAACCTTCAATGACTAAGAGTTATATAACACTTAAAAACGAATTAATAGAAAAGGGGATAATTCAAAAATTTGATTGAAAACTTATGTTTACAAAAGATTATATATTTACATCTGCATCTGCACCTGCTCAAATTTTGTTATGATACTCTGTTAGTGGTCCACAAAAATGGAAGTCAAAGGATTGAGTTACACTATGAGATTATGAAAGAAGTAAATTTATTGATTAA
- a CDS encoding glycosyltransferase, with protein sequence MNPKVSVIIPCYNEPENVFRRSLESVIRQTLEDIEIIIILDNPDNNELKDIIGEYQSRCDKIVLLTPENNLGRGNARNLGIWSAQGKYVAIHDADDIDAPERLGEQYDYMEENPEVGVVFSGTVFTDEQGSIIPDSKSTPTPESKSLFQKQLNHQTMFIKTEIIQAFGGYADINYGEDIDLWMRLYLEDIQMGKIDALHSYYLSPLESSHSDYIEKLKKWRLSSLQFYVKYFRHTARDPLFFRFLVTTLSDYVALHFGKKNYIKYRNFTSRVKNYNSENK encoded by the coding sequence ATGAATCCAAAAGTATCCGTTATCATCCCCTGTTACAATGAACCTGAGAATGTATTCCGCAGGTCTTTAGAGAGTGTGATTAGGCAGACTCTCGAGGATATAGAAATTATTATTATTCTCGATAATCCAGATAATAATGAGCTCAAAGATATTATTTGAGAATACCAAAGTCGCTGTGATAAGATAGTACTCCTCACTCCTGAGAATAATCTCGGAAGAGGAAATGCAAGAAATCTTGGAATATGGAGTGCTCAGGGGAAATATGTCGCTATCCATGATGCTGACGATATTGATGCTCCAGAGAGACTTGGAGAACAATACGACTATATGGAAGAAAATCCTGAAGTTGGAGTCGTATTTTCATGAACCGTTTTTACTGATGAGCAAGGATCTATTATTCCTGATTCAAAAAGTACCCCAACTCCAGAGTCCAAATCTCTCTTTCAGAAGCAACTCAATCACCAGACCATGTTTATAAAAACTGAAATTATACAAGCTTTTGGAGGATACGCAGATATAAACTATGGAGAAGATATTGATTTATGGATGAGACTCTATCTCGAAGATATTCAAATGTGAAAAATTGATGCTCTACATAGTTATTATCTCTCACCTCTTGAGAGTTCACATAGTGATTACATAGAAAAATTAAAAAAATGGAGACTCTCAAGTCTTCAATTTTATGTAAAATACTTTAGGCACACTGCGAGAGATCCCTTATTTTTTAGATTTCTTGTAACAACATTGAGTGACTATGTCGCTTTGCATTTTTGAAAAAAGAATTATATAAAATATAGAAACTTTACTTCAAGAGTAAAAAATTATAACTCTGAAAATAAATAA
- a CDS encoding DNA adenine methylase has product MYYPLPYYTRFAQVFGYNSFVVKSWWEHKRFSSIQEAKIFFEENQEIIKAKPFIKWVGGKRQLIAQFQDLFPTDFNNYHEPFLGGGAVFFNLQKKQSYLSDLNGDLINLYQVIQKHPKKLIAFLESEEISKDRFLEMRLWDREDNYEKKYSNIERAGRFMYLNRLGFNGLYRVNSKGQFNVPYGAHNNPDIVQRDNILAASKLLNETGAIIKHQSFEKVVEQSEKDDFVYLDPPYDVLSETSNFTSYIKEDCGTDLQYNLAQVCKDLDKKGVNFMMSNHDTPLIRELYKDFTIHIVKAKRSVNSKGTGRGKVDEVVVINY; this is encoded by the coding sequence ATGTATTATCCTCTTCCATACTATACGAGATTTGCCCAAGTTTTTGGATACAACTCTTTTGTTGTGAAGTCTTGGTGGGAGCATAAACGCTTTTCTAGTATTCAAGAAGCTAAGATTTTTTTTGAAGAAAACCAAGAAATCATAAAAGCGAAACCATTCATTAAATGGGTAGGAGGGAAGAGACAACTTATAGCTCAGTTTCAAGATCTTTTTCCAACTGACTTTAATAACTATCACGAGCCATTCCTCTGAGGATGAGCTGTATTTTTTAATCTCCAGAAAAAACAAAGTTATCTCTCTGATCTTAATTGAGATCTCATAAATCTCTATCAAGTTATACAAAAACACCCTAAGAAACTCATTGCTTTTTTAGAATCAGAGGAAATTTCAAAAGATAGATTTTTAGAGATGAGACTCTGGGATAGAGAGGATAACTATGAAAAAAAATATTCAAATATAGAGAGAGCAGGACGATTTATGTACCTCAACAGACTTGGATTCAATGGTCTCTATAGAGTAAATAGTAAGTGACAATTCAATGTTCCTTATGGAGCTCACAATAATCCAGATATTGTTCAGCGAGATAATATTCTTGCAGCATCAAAGCTCCTGAATGAAACATGAGCTATTATTAAGCATCAGAGTTTTGAAAAAGTGGTTGAACAATCTGAGAAAGATGATTTCGTCTATCTCGATCCTCCTTATGATGTCCTTTCAGAGACTTCCAATTTTACGAGTTATATCAAAGAGGATTGTGGTACAGATCTTCAGTATAATCTAGCGCAAGTCTGTAAAGATTTAGATAAAAAATGAGTGAACTTCATGATGTCCAATCACGATACTCCACTTATCCGAGAGCTCTACAAGGATTTTACGATTCATATTGTGAAAGCTAAAAGGAGTGTGAATTCTAAAGGGACTGGTCGTGGGAAGGTTGATGAGGTTGTAGTTATTAATTATTAA